The sequence below is a genomic window from Acuticoccus sediminis.
GGCGTTCTCCTTCGCTTACACATGCAGGAAGCGGTCTTTGATGTCGGGGGTCGCCCTCAGCTCGGCGGTCGAGCCCTGCCAGGCGATGCGCCCCTTCTCGATGACGACGTGCCGGTCCGCGAACCGGGCCAGCGCGTCGACGTTCTTGTCGATCACGAGGATCGCCTCGCCGGCGGACTTGATCGCCTTGAGGCAGTCCCAGATCTCCTCGCGGATCAGGGGCGCCAGCCCCTCCGTCGCCTCGTCGAGGACGACGAGGCGCGGGTTGGTCATCAGCGCGCGGCCGATGGCGAGCATCTGCTGCTCGCCGCCCGAGAGCTGGTTGCCCATGTTGCGCCGCCGCTCCTGGAGCCGCGGGAAGAGGCTGTAGACGCTGGAGAGCGTCCAGCGCGCCGACCCCTCGTTGCGGTGCGTCGCGACGAGGTTCTCCTCGACGGTGAGCGTCGGGAAGATCTGCCGCCCCTCGGGCACGAGGCCGAGGCCGTGGCGTGCGATGATGTGGGGCGGCCTGCCGGTGACGTCGTCGCCGTCGATGGTGATGCGCCCGCCGGTCGGCTTCAGCAGGCCGAAGATTGACTTGACGGTCGTCGTCTTGCCCATGCCGTTGCGGCCGAGCAGCGTGACCACCTCGCCGGCGGCGACCGAGAGGTCCACGCCGAAGAGGATGCGGGACTGTCCGTAGGCGGCTTCGAGCCCTTCGACGACGAGCATCAGGCCTCCTCCCCCAGGTAGGCGGCGCGCACTTCCGGGTCGGCGCGCACCGTGGCGGCGTCCCCGGTGGCGATGAGGCGGCCGTAGACGAGGACGCTGACGCGGTCGGCGAGGGCGAAGACGGCCTCCATGTCGTGTTCGATGAGGACGACGGTGTGGGTCGACTTGAGCTGGCGCATCAACTCGACGAGGACGGCGCCTTCCTCGTGCCCGGTCCCGGCGAGCGGCTCGTCGAGAAGGAGCATCTTCGCGCCGGTGGCGAGGGCGATGGCGATCTCGAGCTGCCGCTTCTCGCCGTGGGAGAGGTCGCCGGCACGCCGGTGGGCGCGGTCGGCGATGCCGACGCGCGAGAGCGTTTCCATCGCCGCGTCGTTGAGGGCGCGCTCGGCCGCGGCGGGACCGAAGAAGCGGAACGAGGAGCCGGAGCGGGCCTGGACCGCGGTCGCCGCGTTCTCCAGCACGGTGAAGCCTTCGAGGATCGAGGTGATCTGGAAGGACCGAGCGAGGCCGCGGCGCACGCGGGCCACCATCGGCAGCCGCGTGATGTCCTCCCCGGCGAAGTGGACCGATCCGGAGTCGCTCTTCAGCGAGCCGGAGAGCTGGTGGATCAGCGTCGTCTTGCCGGCGCCGTTGGGGCCGATGATCGCGTGCAACTCGCCCTCGGGGACGTCGAGGGAGATGCCGTCCGTGACGGCGAGCGCGCCGTACGCCTTGCGCAGGTCGCGGATGGACAGGAGGGCGCTCACGGGCGGGCTCCGAAGATGCGGCCGACGAGGCCGGCGATGCCGCCGCGGGTGTAGAGCACGAGGAGAATGATGAGCGCCCCGAACGGCAGGTGCCAGTGCTCCCACATGGACGAGAGCACGTTCTCCAGCGCGAGGTAGCCGACGGCGCCGGCGATGGCGCCCGTCAGTGTGCCCATCCCGCCCAGCACGACCATGACGATGAGCTCGCCCGAGCGCTGCCACGTCATGTACGCGGGCGAGACGAACTCGGTCTGGTTCGCGAGGAGGACGCCGGCGATGCCGCAGAGCGCCCCGGCGATGACGTAGGCGGTAAGCTGGTAGGGGAAGGGGGCGAAGCCGATCGCCTGCATGCGCACGGCGTTGTCGCGCGTTCCCCGCAGCACGCGGCCGAAGCGCGAGGCGACGACGGTGCGCAGTAGGAAGAAGGCCGCCACGAGCACGACGAGCGCGGTGTAGTAGAGCCCGACGTCGCTCTCCAGCGCGGACGTGCCGAGGAGCGTGGAGCGGCTGTAGAGCGTCACGCCGTCATCGCCGCCGTAGGCCGACAGCGAGACGAAGAAGAAGAACGCCATCTGCCCGAAGGCGAGCGTGATCATGATGAAGTAGACGCCCTTGGTCCGGAGCGAGATCGCCCCGGTGAGGAGGGCGAAGAGGGCCGAGACCGCCACCGCGACCACCGCCTGGAGGACGACGTCGCCGATGCCGAGGCTGGCGAGGATCGCCACCGAGTAGGCGCCGATGCCGAGGAAGGCGGCGTGGCCGAAGGAGACCATCGCCCCGTAGCCGAGCACCAGATCGAGCGAGAGGGCGGCGATGGCGTAGATGACGATGCGCGTCGCCGTCACCACCAGGAAGGGGTCGCCCGCCGCGGTCGCGGCCGGCGGCAGCGCGGCGAAGATCGCGAAGAGGATCAGCGCGGCGACGAGGGCGCCCCGGCTCGCGAGGCGGGGCTGGCGCGCGTCGGCGGCGACGGCCGGGTCTACGGCCGGATCGGAGACGGCGGACTGGCTCACGCTGCGCCCTTCTTCGGGAAGAGGCCGGAGGGGCGCGCGAAGAGCACGACGGCCATCAGGATGTAGATGAGCATCGGGGCGAGGGTGCGGCCGGTCTGCGCGGCGGCGGCGGGCTCCATGAGGCTCCTCAGGACGATCGGCCCGAAGGTGCGCCCGACGGTGTCGACGACACCGACGAGGATGGCGGCGACGAAGGCGCCGCGGATGGAGCCGACCCCGCCGATGACGATGACGACGAAGGTGAGGATGAGGATGCTGTCGCCCATCCCCGGCTCGACCGAGAGGATGGGCGCGACCATGGCGCCGGCGAACCCCGCCAGCATCGCCCCGAGGCCGAAGACCAGCATGAAGAGCCGCTTCACGTCGACGCCGAGCGCGGAGACCATCGGCGCGTTGGTGGCACCGGCGCGCAGCAGCATCCCGACGCGGGTGCGGGCGACGAGGACCCAGAGGCCGAGCGCCGTCAGGAGGCCGGCGACGATGATGATGATGCGGAAGACGGGGTAGCGAAGCGGGCCCACCAGCGGCACGGAGCCCGACAGGATGTCCGGGACCGGCACCGACAGCGGCGCGGCGCCCCAGATCATCTTCACCCCCTCGTTGAGGATCAGGATGAGGCCGAACGTGGCGAGCACCTGCTCGAGGTGGTCGCGGTCGTAGAGCTGGCTGAAGATCAGCCGCTCCAGCACGATGCCGAAGACGAGCGCGGTGGGAAGCGCCAGGGCGAGGCCGAGGAAGAAGTCGCCGGTGACGGCGGTGAACGTCGCCGTGAGATAGGCGCCGACCATGTAGAGGACGCCGTGGGCGAGGTTGATGAGGTCCATGATCCCGAAGATCAGGGTCAGTCCCGCGGCGACGAGGAACAGGAGGATGCCGAACTGCAGCCCGTTCAGCGCCTGGAGGAGGAGGAGGTTGGTCATGGTCCTCGGTGTCGGTCCCGGATCCTCGGGCGGGTCGGTCGAAGGGGCCGGCCGGATGGCTCCGGCCGGCCGTCAGGCGGCGTTTATTTCGCCATCTTGCACTGGTCGGCGTAGTTGTCGGCGTAGTCGTCGAAGATCTTCTCTTCGATCTGCGTCTCGAACTTGCCGTCGTCGCGCTTGGCGACCTTCACCAGGTAGAAGTCCTGGATCGGGTAGTTGTTGGGGCCGAACTTGAAGTCGCCGCGCAGCGAGGTGATGTCGGCGGCGCGCAGACCCTCGCGGATCGCGTCCGAGTTCGAGACGTCACCGTCGGCGTGCTTGATGGCGCTGTCGATGAGCTGGGCCGCGTCGTAGGCCTGCATGGCGTAGGTGCCGGGGACCGCGCCGAACTTCTCCTCGTAGGCCTTCACGAACGCCTTGGAGGCCTCGTTGTCGAGGTCGGGAGCCCAGTTGGCGCCGCCGAAGAAGCCGACCGCCGCGTCCTGCTGTGCCGGCAGCGTCGTCTCGTCGACGGTGAAGGCAGAGAGGAAGGGGATGTTCTCGAGGCCGGCCTGGCGGTACTGCTTGACAAGGTTCACGCCCATGCCGCCGGGCATGAAGGTGTAGATCGCGTCCGGCTGGTAGGCGGCGATCTGCGCGAGCTCGGCGGAGAAGTCGAGCTGGCCGAGCGGCACGAACACCTCGCCGACGACCTCACCCTTGTAGGAGTGCTTGAAGCCCGCGAGCGCGTCCTTGCCGGCCTGGTAGTTCGGCGCCATCAGGAACACGCGGGCGAAGCCCTTGTCCTGCGCGTATTTGCCGAGGACCTCGTGCACCTGGTCGTTCTGGTAGGACGCGACGAAGAGGTTCGGGTTGCACCCCTCGCCGGCGAAGGTCGAGGTGCCGGCGTTGGGGCTGACGAGGAAGGCCCCGGCGTCGGTCACCGGCTTGGCGATCGCCATCATGATGTTGGAGAAGATCGGTCCGACGACGAAGTTCGCGCCGTCGCGCTCGACGAGCTCGCGGGCCTTCGTCGCGGCGACGTCCGGCTTCAGCTCGTCGTCGACGACCACGACCTCGGTCGGGATGCCGCCGAGCTGACCGCCGAGCTGCTCGACCGCGAGTTCGAAGCCGTTCCGGGCCTGCTCGCCGAGCACGGCCGGCGGACCCGACAAGGTCACCATGACGCCGACCTTGACGCCGTCTTGCGCGGCCACCGGGCCAGCGATCATCGTCGTCGCCAGGGCGGCGGCGGCGAGCTTAGCGATAGTCCTCATCCTCGTCTCTCCACGCAGTTGTTCTTGTCCGACTGTACGGCTTGTTGACGGTGAGCGCCTCAGACGTTGCGTGCCGAGAGGCGGCGTCCGCTGCCAATTACTTTACGCATAAAATAATTGGCAGCAACAGGGTTGTTGGGCCTTATCGAACGTCTGAGCCCGGTTGCCGCGATAACCAGCCTCTTGCTGCCGGACTGGGCGAATTCTGCCCATTGAACAGGCGAATGCATGCCATTTCAAGCCATTAAACGGCGCTTTCCTGCCGCGCCCACGAGCCCGTCGGCGCCCGGACGGCAGGTCCGGGACGAGGCGCACACGGCGGGCACGCCGGCGCCGCCGGGAGGGCGCGGCGCGGCGGTCGGAACGGGGCCAACGCGGGCCGCGCCTCCGGAAGGATGGGCCCGCGGGGCGTTATTCGGCCGCCTTCTGCGTGGGGGAGGCGGGGGTGTGCGGCCGCGGGCGCGCCTTGCGGCGGAGCTCGATCTCCTGCTCGCGGCGTTTCTTCATCTCCCGGTGGACCTGGTCGCGGCCGGCGGTGTACTGCCTCGGCCAGTGCTGGTTGCGCGTGTCGTACCAGGCGGCCGCCTCGCGGCTGAAGTAGGGCGACCACATGTGCGGCCGGCCGAGCGCGACGAGGTCGGCGCGGCGGGTGTGGATGATCGTGTTCACCTGCGCCGCCTCGGTAATCGCGCCGACCGCCATCGTCGCCATCCGCGGCACGTTCCGGATCGCCTCGGCGAACTTCACCTGGAACATGCGCCCGTAGACCGGCTTCTGGTCCGGCACGGTCTGCCCGGCCGAGACGTCGATGAGGTCGCATCCGGCCGCGGCGAACGCCTCGGCGATCGCGAACGTCTCGTCCTCGCTGATGCCGCCGTCCTTCCAGTCGGACGCGGAGATGCGCACCGACATCGGCCGCTCGGAGGGCCAGACCTCGCGCACCGCGGCGAACACCTCGAGCGGGTAGCGCAGGCGATTGGCGATGGATCCGCCATACTCGTCCGCCCGGCGGTTGGTGAGCGGGGACAGGAACGAGGCGAGGAGATAGCCGTGCGCGCAGTGAAGCTCCAGCATGTCGAAGCCCGCCCGCGCGGCCCGCTCGGCGGCCTGCACGAAGTCGGCCTTCACGCGGTCCATGTCGGCCCGGTCCATCGCCTTGGGCGCGGCGCTGACGCCGGAGAAGTAGGGGATCGAGGAGGCGGAGAAGAGCGGCCAGTTCCTGGCCTCGTCCTCGATCGGCATGTCCATCTTCTCCCAGCCGAGCTGGGTGGAGCCCTTCCGGCCGGCGTGGCCGAGCTGCATGGCGACCTTGGTGCGGCTGTTGGCGTGCACGAAGTCGACGATCCGCTTCCACTGCGCCTCGTGCGCGTCGGTCCACATGCCCGGACAGCCGAGCGTGATGCGCGCGTCCGCCGACGGGCACGTCATCTCGGCGAAGACGATGCCGGGGCCGCCGAGCGCGTGGCTCGTGTAGTGGACGAAGTGCCAGTCGGTGAGGTTGCCGTCCTCGTCGGC
It includes:
- a CDS encoding ABC transporter ATP-binding protein; the protein is MLVVEGLEAAYGQSRILFGVDLSVAAGEVVTLLGRNGMGKTTTVKSIFGLLKPTGGRITIDGDDVTGRPPHIIARHGLGLVPEGRQIFPTLTVEENLVATHRNEGSARWTLSSVYSLFPRLQERRRNMGNQLSGGEQQMLAIGRALMTNPRLVVLDEATEGLAPLIREEIWDCLKAIKSAGEAILVIDKNVDALARFADRHVVIEKGRIAWQGSTAELRATPDIKDRFLHV
- a CDS encoding ABC transporter ATP-binding protein; this translates as MSALLSIRDLRKAYGALAVTDGISLDVPEGELHAIIGPNGAGKTTLIHQLSGSLKSDSGSVHFAGEDITRLPMVARVRRGLARSFQITSILEGFTVLENAATAVQARSGSSFRFFGPAAAERALNDAAMETLSRVGIADRAHRRAGDLSHGEKRQLEIAIALATGAKMLLLDEPLAGTGHEEGAVLVELMRQLKSTHTVVLIEHDMEAVFALADRVSVLVYGRLIATGDAATVRADPEVRAAYLGEEA
- a CDS encoding branched-chain amino acid ABC transporter permease codes for the protein MSQSAVSDPAVDPAVAADARQPRLASRGALVAALILFAIFAALPPAATAAGDPFLVVTATRIVIYAIAALSLDLVLGYGAMVSFGHAAFLGIGAYSVAILASLGIGDVVLQAVVAVAVSALFALLTGAISLRTKGVYFIMITLAFGQMAFFFFVSLSAYGGDDGVTLYSRSTLLGTSALESDVGLYYTALVVLVAAFFLLRTVVASRFGRVLRGTRDNAVRMQAIGFAPFPYQLTAYVIAGALCGIAGVLLANQTEFVSPAYMTWQRSGELIVMVVLGGMGTLTGAIAGAVGYLALENVLSSMWEHWHLPFGALIILLVLYTRGGIAGLVGRIFGARP
- a CDS encoding branched-chain amino acid ABC transporter permease encodes the protein MTNLLLLQALNGLQFGILLFLVAAGLTLIFGIMDLINLAHGVLYMVGAYLTATFTAVTGDFFLGLALALPTALVFGIVLERLIFSQLYDRDHLEQVLATFGLILILNEGVKMIWGAAPLSVPVPDILSGSVPLVGPLRYPVFRIIIIVAGLLTALGLWVLVARTRVGMLLRAGATNAPMVSALGVDVKRLFMLVFGLGAMLAGFAGAMVAPILSVEPGMGDSILILTFVVIVIGGVGSIRGAFVAAILVGVVDTVGRTFGPIVLRSLMEPAAAAQTGRTLAPMLIYILMAVVLFARPSGLFPKKGAA
- a CDS encoding ABC transporter substrate-binding protein translates to MRTIAKLAAAALATTMIAGPVAAQDGVKVGVMVTLSGPPAVLGEQARNGFELAVEQLGGQLGGIPTEVVVVDDELKPDVAATKARELVERDGANFVVGPIFSNIMMAIAKPVTDAGAFLVSPNAGTSTFAGEGCNPNLFVASYQNDQVHEVLGKYAQDKGFARVFLMAPNYQAGKDALAGFKHSYKGEVVGEVFVPLGQLDFSAELAQIAAYQPDAIYTFMPGGMGVNLVKQYRQAGLENIPFLSAFTVDETTLPAQQDAAVGFFGGANWAPDLDNEASKAFVKAYEEKFGAVPGTYAMQAYDAAQLIDSAIKHADGDVSNSDAIREGLRAADITSLRGDFKFGPNNYPIQDFYLVKVAKRDDGKFETQIEEKIFDDYADNYADQCKMAK